The Exiguobacterium mexicanum genome includes a window with the following:
- the pgmB gene encoding beta-phosphoglucomutase, whose amino-acid sequence MSTIEAVIFDLDGVITDTAEYHYLAWKQLGEELDIPFDREFNETLKGVSRTDSLERILALGGRQDDFTPDEKAELAQKKNEHYVELIQHISSDDLLPGIISFLDEIKEAGLKIGMASASKNAFAVVDALGVRHYFDHIVDAATVAESKPHPEVFLKAASALGVKPEHAIGVEDAAAGVTAIKAANMFAVAVGEESMLGHADLIVASTDELSLARILERVGA is encoded by the coding sequence ATGTCGACGATTGAAGCAGTCATTTTTGATTTGGACGGTGTCATCACTGACACCGCGGAGTACCATTACCTCGCTTGGAAACAACTCGGAGAAGAGCTCGATATTCCGTTTGACCGCGAGTTCAATGAGACGTTAAAAGGCGTGAGTCGGACGGACTCGCTCGAGCGCATCCTCGCGCTCGGTGGGAGACAGGACGATTTCACACCGGATGAGAAAGCGGAACTCGCACAGAAGAAGAACGAGCATTACGTTGAACTCATTCAACACATCTCTTCAGACGATTTGTTGCCGGGCATCATTTCATTCCTCGATGAAATCAAAGAGGCTGGTCTCAAAATCGGAATGGCCTCGGCTTCTAAAAACGCATTCGCGGTCGTAGACGCACTTGGTGTCCGTCATTACTTCGATCACATTGTCGATGCAGCAACTGTCGCCGAATCGAAACCACATCCCGAAGTGTTTTTGAAGGCTGCCTCTGCCCTTGGCGTGAAACCCGAACATGCCATCGGTGTTGAAGACGCAGCCGCAGGCGTGACTGCAATCAAAGCGGCAAACATGTTTGCTGTCGCCGTCGGGGAAGAATCGATGCTTGGTCATGCAGACCTCATCGTCGCTTCGACCGACGAACTCTCGCTCGCACGCATCCTCGAACGCGTCGGCGCGTAA
- a CDS encoding glycosyltransferase family 4 protein has product MLWIAMLVSFVMAILITPLVRRFAFLIGAVDHPNARKVHLRTMPRIGGLAIFIAFFIGYALLLPTSRYNDAILIGAVVIILTGFIDDRFQLTARVKLMGQMIATVIVLNAGMRIELINLPFDQQLYLGSWSIPVTVLWLIGITNAINLIDGLDGLAAGVSSIALGTISLLAIIQGNVYLTMMALLLLASTLGFLVHNFYPAKIFMGDTGALFLGYMLAVFSLIGFKNVTLFSLVVPVLLLGLPISDTIFAIVRRLVQGRPPMSPDKSHMHHQLIDMGFTTRQAVLLMYGMTFFFGIASILFAKTTMLGAVITFVIVLIVIELIVESTELIHPNYKPIIQTSRRLLGRPKA; this is encoded by the coding sequence ATGCTATGGATTGCCATGTTGGTCAGTTTTGTGATGGCCATCTTGATCACGCCGCTCGTTCGCCGGTTTGCTTTTCTGATCGGAGCGGTCGATCACCCGAACGCCCGAAAAGTACATTTACGGACGATGCCACGGATCGGCGGCCTCGCCATCTTCATCGCTTTTTTCATCGGCTACGCCTTGTTGCTGCCGACGAGTCGATATAACGATGCCATCTTGATCGGGGCGGTCGTCATCATCTTGACCGGCTTCATCGATGACCGGTTCCAGTTGACGGCCCGCGTCAAGCTGATGGGGCAGATGATCGCGACGGTCATCGTCTTGAACGCCGGTATGCGCATCGAATTGATTAACCTCCCGTTCGACCAGCAACTCTATCTCGGTTCATGGAGCATCCCGGTGACGGTGCTCTGGCTGATCGGGATCACGAACGCGATCAACTTGATTGATGGGCTCGACGGGCTCGCTGCGGGCGTCTCAAGCATCGCCCTCGGGACGATTTCCCTGCTCGCCATCATCCAAGGCAACGTCTATTTGACGATGATGGCCTTGTTGCTCCTGGCGAGCACGCTCGGTTTTCTCGTCCATAACTTCTATCCGGCGAAGATCTTCATGGGAGACACCGGGGCGCTCTTCCTCGGTTATATGCTCGCCGTGTTCTCGCTCATCGGGTTCAAGAACGTAACGCTGTTCTCGCTCGTCGTGCCGGTGCTCTTGCTCGGACTGCCGATCTCGGACACGATCTTCGCGATCGTCCGCCGGCTCGTGCAAGGCCGTCCGCCGATGTCGCCTGATAAGTCGCACATGCATCACCAGTTGATCGACATGGGCTTCACGACACGGCAGGCCGTTCTGCTCATGTACGGGATGACATTCTTCTTCGGTATCGCCTCGATTCTGTTCGCCAAGACGACGATGCTCGGGGCGGTCATCACGTTCGTCATCGTGCTCATCGTCATCGAGCTGATCGTCGAATCGACCGAGTTGATCCATCCGAACTATAAGCCGATCATCCAGACATCACGACGCCTGCTCGGCCGGCCGAAGGCCTGA
- a CDS encoding LCP family protein, with protein sequence MEQDSRKKRPVWKIVLLVLGLVLLIGGSAFGYFVFKANETAENTNSELTRGDKSDRREEAVDLTKDHFSVLLAGVDGGASLEEGRTDSLMVATFNKESRQVTLVSIPRDSYVDIMTTDGEFKDKINHAYAYGGIDTTIATVEKLFDIPIDYYATINFDGIEDLVDAVGGVEVDVLVPISGRATGNVELEPGVQMLDGKEALAYARMRKDDPEGDVGRAKRQQQVLEAIINEATTINSFTKLNRIMNAVGDNIRTNMSLSEASQLQPYTKSLRSFNQETLAGGDLTLGGVYYYELDPADLSEKRTLLKSELGLPVTEEDSDNGTGDGLNETEDGFSETTTY encoded by the coding sequence ATGGAACAAGACTCCCGCAAGAAACGCCCCGTGTGGAAGATCGTCCTGCTCGTGCTCGGCCTCGTCCTGTTGATTGGCGGGTCGGCCTTCGGCTACTTCGTCTTTAAGGCGAACGAGACGGCGGAGAACACGAACAGCGAGCTGACACGAGGTGACAAGTCGGACCGTCGGGAAGAGGCGGTCGACCTGACGAAAGATCACTTCTCCGTCCTACTCGCCGGCGTCGATGGCGGCGCCTCGCTCGAGGAAGGACGGACCGACTCGCTCATGGTGGCGACGTTCAACAAGGAATCGCGCCAAGTGACGCTCGTCAGCATCCCGCGCGACTCATACGTAGACATCATGACGACGGACGGCGAGTTCAAAGACAAGATCAACCACGCCTACGCCTACGGCGGCATCGACACGACGATCGCGACGGTCGAGAAGCTGTTCGACATCCCAATCGACTACTACGCGACGATCAACTTTGACGGCATCGAGGATCTCGTCGATGCGGTCGGCGGCGTCGAGGTCGATGTGCTCGTCCCGATCTCGGGCCGGGCGACCGGTAACGTCGAGCTCGAACCCGGCGTCCAAATGTTAGATGGAAAAGAAGCACTCGCCTACGCGCGCATGCGCAAGGACGACCCCGAGGGTGACGTCGGACGGGCGAAACGTCAACAGCAGGTGCTCGAGGCCATCATCAACGAGGCGACGACGATCAATTCGTTCACGAAGCTCAACCGGATCATGAATGCGGTCGGCGATAACATCCGAACGAATATGTCCTTGTCCGAGGCGTCACAGCTGCAGCCGTATACGAAGTCGCTCCGCTCGTTCAACCAAGAGACGCTCGCAGGCGGTGACTTGACGCTCGGCGGTGTGTATTACTACGAACTCGACCCGGCCGATTTGAGCGAGAAACGCACGCTCTTGAAGAGCGAGCTCGGCCTGCCGGTGACGGAGGAAGACAGTGACAACGGAACCGGCGACGGCTTGAATGAAACGGAAGACGGTTTCAGCGAGACGACGACGTACTGA
- a CDS encoding YigZ family protein produces the protein MSTEQNYTIKQDGEYEVVIQKSKFIAHFKRVTSEAEAQAFIQAIKKAHWSANHNCSAYIIGARNEFQKANDDGEPSGTAGLPMLEVLRKRELKDTVVVVTRYFGGIKLGGGGLIRAYGGTVSEGLDAVGIVERIPMQRLTLTVDYGWIGKVENELRQSSYLLDDIVYADTVTFHISVPVEETEAAMAWLVDLTNGQGGLETQDQRIIERDFVR, from the coding sequence ATGTCTACTGAACAAAATTATACTATAAAACAAGACGGAGAATACGAGGTCGTCATTCAAAAGTCAAAATTTATCGCCCACTTCAAACGGGTCACGTCTGAAGCAGAGGCGCAGGCGTTCATCCAAGCCATCAAAAAAGCGCATTGGAGCGCCAACCATAACTGTTCGGCCTATATCATCGGCGCGCGGAACGAGTTCCAAAAAGCGAACGATGACGGCGAGCCGAGCGGGACGGCCGGGCTGCCAATGCTCGAGGTGCTCCGAAAACGCGAGTTGAAAGACACGGTCGTCGTCGTCACCCGCTACTTCGGCGGCATCAAGCTCGGCGGTGGCGGACTGATTCGCGCATACGGCGGCACGGTGAGCGAAGGGCTCGACGCAGTCGGCATCGTCGAGCGCATCCCGATGCAACGCTTGACGCTCACGGTCGATTACGGTTGGATCGGCAAGGTCGAGAACGAACTGCGGCAATCGTCGTACCTCCTCGACGACATCGTCTACGCGGACACCGTCACGTTCCACATCTCGGTGCCGGTCGAAGAGACCGAGGCCGCGATGGCATGGCTCGTCGATTTGACGAACGGACAAGGGGGACTCGAGACCCAGGACCAACGCATCATCGAACGTGATTTTGTGCGGTAG